The sequence TATACAGAAAGCAAATCGCGATTTATGGTGTAGCTTTTTCGCTCCGGCAAGCAATGTGTACGTTCTGGGAGACCATTTAAGTAGTGGGAACAGGAACCCTTGACGTCTTAGGCTAAAACGTATAGTTACAATTTAGCCTGAAACTTCAGGGGTTCCTATCCACATTACTTATGCAATTCGATTGGCTAACCTTTCACTTAGAGGCCCGCCTGTATAGACGGGTTCAGCTTCGAATAGGTCAAATTACTGATTGAGATCCCTTTCGCTGACTTAATAAATAGTTTGGTCATCGCCCCATTCGGAAAAAATATGTCCGTCATAACGGTAAGGCCATCATCGGCAAACAGTTCTACCGAAGCGGCATCGGCCAGGAGTGTTAGCGCGATTTTGTTCGCCGTCGACAAACGGGGCGCGGTATGCCGTTTTCCAAACCCTTTTTCAAAGTCTGTTTTACCCGAATGCGTCCGGTCAATGTAATACGTGTTGGCCCCTTTATCGAAGCCAATTACCAATTCATTCCCCTGTTCGTTAGCCAGCACAATAGAAAAGTCATTCGTGGCCTGAGTAGCCAGTTCTAGCCTGAATAGGCCCGTATCGTTTTTAGTCTTTGTCGTTAAATCATACTGATCGTTCACCGTCAGGTTCTTCAACGTAAAGCCCTGAGCATTCAGCGCATCCAGTTCTTTTACCGGTTTTGACGTAAGGAAGAGTCCTTTATTGACTTCCTTCAACCCAAGCTCCCGTGGCACGGTAGTCGCGCTACGCCAGTTGATGGTGGGCACTTTGTCGGCATATTGCCAGTTACTCATCCATCCCATCAGGATAGTCCGCTCACCTGTGTTGGCAAACGTTACACCGGCATAGTTATCGGCCCCGAAATCCATCCATTTGGTTTCTTTGGAATAGGGTTTGAACGTCGTGCCATCAAAATCACCTACGAAATACTGCCCCGCCGAACCGCCATTTGGCCCACCGGGATTGATATTCACGATCAGCACCCAGACGGTCTTTCCGTTATGGTTCAGCGGCACCAGATCCGGGCACTCCCAAACACCGCCGTGGGCGCCCGCATCGCTACCGAAATCACTTTCCTTTTTCCAGGACTTGAGATCAGGCGATGAGAAGAACGTAATTCGGTCTTTGGTTGCCAGGGTCATGATCCATTTTTTCTGAGCCTCATACCACCGCACTTTCGGATCACGAAAATCAGTAATTCCGGGGTTGGGCAACACAGGATTTCCAGCATATTTAGTCCAAGTTTTACCTTCGTCGAGGCTGTATGCCAGGCTCTGTGATTCGACCTGATCCGGCTTCTGTTTCTCTAATTTGGGATTATGATGCGTAAAAATAGCAACCATTGGCGGCTGACCGTTCTTGCCAAAACCGCTGGTGTTATTGACATCGACAACCGCACTTCCCGAAAAAATATAGCCCAGGCTATCCGGGAAAAGCGCAATGGGTTGTTCCTGCCAATGCACCATATCCTTGCTGGTTGTGTGTCCCCAATGCATCGGCCCCCAGACAGTACCGTCGGGGTAATATTGAAAAAAAAGATGGTATGTCCCATTAAAATAAACCATTCCATTTGGGTCATTCATCCAGTGGGCTTTGGGCGAAAAATGGTATTGTGGCCGATAGCGTTCCGATTTCGTATCCGCCTGGCCGAAGGAGTAATGTCCTATAGTGGCCAGAACGGCAACGGCTATTAGTAGTTTTCGCATAAGAACACGTGTTCGTTAATTCCGGTAGAGAAAAGATAAAATGGGGAGATATACAATAATTTGACGCTCCCCACACTAAACTATAGTACCAACCTAATAGATTTTAGTAGGTGGGTTAATTAAAATGCTGCCTATTTAGGCCTTCCACTTCGGGCATAGAGCTGTGCCACGGTTATTGATGTTTCTCCTGTTAACCGTGGCACAGCTCTATGCCCAAAGCGAAAGGCCGACCATTAAAATCCGATGTTTTGTTTGTAGAGTCCCTTCGTAAAATTGATCTCCCGCTGTGGTATCGGCAAATATTCATCCCGGCCAGCCGTAAACTTCGCCCCGCTCAGGAAACCCCTTCTCGTTTTCTCTTTATCGAGATAGGCGTTCAGCGTTTCAGCGGCAATTCCCCAGCGAACGAGATCGAAGAAGCGAGGACTTTCGGCTGCAAACTCCAGCCGCCGTTCCCATTGCAATGCTTTACGGGCATAAGCCTGCGTCCAGTTTGTGGCATCGTAAGGTTTGATCAGGTACTTCGAGGGATCGGTGCCATCTGCTTTTTTCGTGCGGCCGGTACTGGCGGCTGCTCTGACCCGAATTTTATTGATCAGCGGTAGCGCCGATGCCTGCTGCCCGAGTTCGATGTATGCTTCTGCCTGCCATAGCAGTACATCGGCATACCGAATGATGTCGATATTCTTCGATGTACCCATAAATGGCCCTTGTTTCTTATACGACGAGCTGGTGGCCAGCTGCTGTTCTTTCATGCTCTGGAAGAACCCATACACGCCCGGATCACGCACCCAGCTGTTGCTGAAGGGCAGAGCTGCATTGTATTTGTAAGGGTGCCCGTCGATGCCAATCGTGTGATCGACGCGTGGATCGACCGTTGCCGTTTTGAAGTCAATGATCCCGTCATTGAACGTATCGAATTTAGGTAGTCCGTTTGCGTCCGTTCCGAAAGCATTGGCCAGGTTCTGGCTGGGCTGATGGAAACCGCAGCAGCCATATTGCGGAGCCCCGTGTGGGTAGTTGAGCCCCGTTTCGAAGTTGAGCCGCCCCACCGTCGTTCCATCATTGATCGAATACTGTACGGCAAAGACAGACTCCACACCATTGTCGTATTCGGGCAGGAAGTTTTCGGCAAAATCGGGTTGCAGGTTATATTTTCCCGAACTGATCACCAGTTCGGTCAGTTTAACGACCTCCTGTAATTTGGTTTTATTGATCGAAACAACTTTGTTGTTATCATCCTGCTCATATGCCTGATACAGGCGTAGTTTGGCAAGATACGCAGCCGCCGATAGCTTGCTGGCCCGGCCCACCTGGGTCTGCGTATTGGGTAAATTATCGACCGCGAACTGAAAATCTGTTCCAATTTTATCCCACAGCTGATCATTGGTCATGGCCCGGTTCGAGGTGGCCAGAATCTGATCGTTCGTCAGTGTTTCGTCAACGTATGGAACATATTTAAACAACATTTTCAACATGAAATGAGCATGTCCCCGCAGAAAACGAAGTTCACCCAGTCGGGTTTTCTTCAGCGGAAAACTGGTTTCACTCAGGTTGCTGATCGAGCGGATGGCTACGTTGGCCCGTGAAATGGCTTTGTAATAGTTCTCCCAGGTGTAGGGATGCATGAACCCATCGCCCTGTTGCGGCTGTGTCAGGTTATATTGCTCATAAAAGTTAACATCCTGAACATCAGACACCCCACCGCCCCCTTTGTAGGCATCGTCTGACCGGACGCTACCATAGGCCCACATGCTGGCAATAGGACCGATCATTTCCCCATTTCCAATCGATGCATAAGCTGCCGTTACGAGCGCATCGGCGTTTTCAGCACTTTTTACGTTATCGGACGACAGGGTTCCCTGAGGCTGGTATTCCAGAAAATCGGTACACGAAGTAAACAAGCTCCCTGCCGTAATCAGGATAAACGATAGAAGAATTTTATTTTTCATGATCTTGAAGAGCTCAGGGTTAGAAAGAAACATTTAAACCGAACGTGAATGTGCGAGGCACCGGAATCGTATTGACGTCAATCCGCTCAGGATCTGGCCCCAGGAAGCTTTTACTCTTTATCCAGAACACATTCTCTACCATGCCATAGAGACGAAGGCTCGTTAAGCCTAGTTTACCAATCACATCCTTATGAAATGTGTAGCCCAGTTGTACGTTCCGAATCTTGAAATACGACGTGTTTACGTTGAAATAATCCGATGTGCGGGTTTCATTATTACCATCCGACAGGGTCAGCGCCGGAATCCGCGAAGCAGTGTTCTGGGGAGTCCAGGCATTGAATACGCCCGGTCCGACATTTTCACGTCCGCGGATGAAATTGTTGTAAAACGTGTAGGGATCGAAACCTGTCCGGCCCGCAATACCCGAGCCAAAGATGGAAAAATCAAAGTTTTTGTAGCCTAACTCAATGCGGGTACCGTATTCAAGAGTGGGCAGTGTCGTTCCGAAAAATTCCTGATCCAGTGCATCAATTTTACCGTCGCCATTAAGATCGCGATACCGGATTCGGCCCGGAGCGGCACCAACCTGCTGGGCGTGTTTGGTAACCTCTTCCTGATTCTGGAAAATTCCGTCGGTCCGGTAACCGAACAGATCCAGTTGCGAATGGCCAATGATTGTCGTGATCGCATTGCCAGCAAAAGCCGACCGCACTTCTTCTGGCAGCACCGTTATTTTATCCCGGAATCGGGCAAAATTGGTCGAGATACTGTACGTAAAATCACCGATGGGTTTACCGAAATATGCCAGCGAGAGTTCAAACCCTTTGTTGGTTTTGGTGGCCCCATTCACGAATTTCAGCTGGCCTTCACCCACTGCCGACGCTACGGGCGGCTTAATCAGAATGTCTTTGGTTTCCCGTGTGAAGTAATCGAACGAACCCGCCAAACTGCCGTTCAGGAAAGAGAAATCCAGTCCTACGTTCAGTTCATCGGTTGTCTCCCATTTCAGGGCTGTATTCTCGCCCTGGGTTTGCACGAATCCAGAAGGCAGTGTTCCGGTATTTGAGCCATTCAGGTCATAGGCTGTACCGACGTTCCAGTATTGATCGAAGAATGAATTATGGCCATTGGGCACCTGTGATGCCAGGGTTCCATAACGCGGTTCAAACAAACCGAACCGGGCCAGGTCGCCAATATCTTGATTACCGATACGACCAACACCAGCCCGCAATTTCAGGCTACTGATCAGTTTCATATTGCTCATAAAGGCTTCCTTGTCAATCCGCCAGCCAACCGAGGCCGCCGGAAAAAAGCCGTATCGGTTCTGTTCGCCAAAGCGCGAGGACCCATCCCGGCGCAACGTCAGTGCGGCCAGATACCGGTCCGAAAAACCGTAGTCGATCCGGGCAAACTGCGACATCAAGCGACTTCCAGTCGATGTGCCATTGCTACTGGCATTTCCCGAAGCGGCACTTAGTACGAAGAAATCTTCGGTCTGTACCGCAAAATTCTCCCGATACGACGTTACATCATCCAGATTGTCGCGGATGGCTTCAATACCGGCAAGCAGTTTGAAATTGTGATCGCCAATGCCAAAATTGTAGCGCAGCGTATTGGTCCAGGTCAGGCTTAAGAACTTGTTCGTATTGAGCGTCAGGCTATTCAGGGAGCGGGCGATAAAGCCGTTCTGGAACGACTGTTCAATGTTTTTGTTGGAATACCCGGCATTGTCCATCCCCAATGACGACCGGAAAATCAGCCCCTGAATTGGCTCGATTTCCGTGAAGACATTCCCAAATAGAAAAGTCCGGTTGATTTTATCCCAACGGTTGATGTACTGCATAAACAACGGGTTGTTCCGGTCCGAATAACCCGACCCGATTGGCCCGGCGAAATCGCCCGTTTTGGTATACACCGGAATAGTTGGAGCCAGCGTAACGGCCAGTCCCGGCGTTGGCGCACCACCCAGGTCCGTAGCGACCGGTGTTTCGCGGGATGAGGTCATTTGCAGATTTATGCCAAATTTGAACCGTCCGTCAAATTTGCTGGTCATGCCATTGATCCGACCCGTCAACCGGTTGTATCCTGTGTAACGCAGCATACCGGAATTGTTGAGGTAGCTCAGATTGACCAGTATCGACGAGCTTTTTGTACCACCCGAAATAGTCAGGTCATTATTGGTAACATAGCCGGTTTTATACATTTCTTTCTGCCAGTCGGTATCACCAACCGGTACATTCTGGTCACCACCCACAAATGGTTTCACCGAAACGCTGTTCAGCATTGGATTTTTAAAATCCTTATTCCAGTCGAATGCATATATATCGCCGTACCCCGATGCCGGTTCAACACCATCATTGACGGATGCCTGCCATAAGGCACGCCCCCGGTCAACAGCGTTCAGCATCTTGAAACGCTCCGGCTTTTCGGTCTGGGCCGAGATGCTGGTATTGAACTGAACATTCAGCTTGCCATCGGTATTGAAGCCGTTTTTTGTCGTCACGATAATCACCCCATTTGAGGCCCGTGCTCCATAGATAGAGGCTGACGATGCATCTTTCAGCACCTGAATGGACTGGATTGCCGTTGGGTTCAGGCTCTGGAAAACCTGCGATCGCTTGGTTGGTACACCGTCGATAATATAAAGCGGATCGTTGTTGCCCAGCGTGTTGGCGCCACGAATCAGGATGCGGCTGGCCTCACCAGAGGGCGTCCCTGACTTTTCGATATACAGACCCGGCACCCGGCCCTGAAGCGCCTGCATGGGATTTCCGGAGCTGGTGTTTTTGGTCGCGGCAACTTCAACGACAGCCACTGCACCGGTCAAGTCTTCTTTGCGGGCCGTGGTATAACCCAATACGACCACTTCGGCCAATTGCCCACCTGCAACCAGGGCAACATTGATAACGCTCATGCCTTTAACGGACACTTCCTGCGCATCATAGCCAATGAACGAAACCTGCACCGAGCTGGCACTGCCCGGTACTGAAATAGAAAATGTTCCTTTCGTATCTGCAACGGTGCCGGTTGATGTTCCGGGAATAACGATATTGGCTCCGATCAGCGGCTCCTTCGTTTTAGCATCAAACACACTCCCCGTAATCGTGCGCTGCGCCAGTGCAAACTGCACGGTCATCAGCATAGCCACCAGTGTAAACAGGTAGTTTTTCTTGTTCATGATCAAGGAATTAAAAGGATTGGAAAATGGAAGGGTAATTACAGTAGAATAAAAGACAATCAGGAGGCCAATTAATTGATTATCAAAGCATTTACCCTCCTGATTATCAGCAGAGCGCCTAGGCTTCAGCAGAGCACAGGATTGCATTGACAATCGTTTCTTCTGAAAAAACGGGCGTAGCGCCCTGTTGCGTAGCCACATAAGCACCCGTTGCACAGGCAAACTCCAGTGTTTTCTTGGGCGATTCACCTTGTAGTGTTTTGTAGAGGAAAGCAGCCAGAAACGCATCGCCACTCCCGATCGTATCAGCAACATCGATCGAAAAACCGGTCTGACTATATAGGCCCGTTTCGTTCAGTAACACAGCTCCATTCTTGCCCAGCGTTACACACAATGTTTCGAGCTGATACCGATCACGCAGTTGATGCATGGCCCCATGCAGATCGTTTTCCTCCCCATACCAGCCCGATAGTTCTATTAGCTCATGCTCATTCAGTTTGGCGATGTGTGCCAGATGAAGCAGCTCTTCTACCGACACCCGATCATAATGCGGAGCCCGCAGATTTACATCGAATACTTTTCGGGGTGCCACTGCCAGCAGCGCCAGCAGGGTTTCGCGGGTTTGTGGGCTACGGGCAGCCAGGCTCCCGTATACGAACAGGTCGCTTTGCTGCACCGTTTTGAGGAGCCCAGGTACCAACTGAATGTAGTCCCAGGCAACAGGCTGTACAATCTTATAGGTCACCTCATTGCAATCAGAAATGTTGGCTTTGGCAACACCCGTCAGGTGTGTTTGCCCTACCTGAACCAGATCGAGCGGAATAGCCTTCTGCGCCAGAAAGTCAAGTAGTTCTCGCCCAAGTTCGTCGCTACCGACACGACTGATGAGTTGGGCATTCAATCCGAAATTGCGTAGATCAGCGGCTACATTCATGGGTGCTCCGCCGGGTTGCTTACTCGTGGGCAGTACGTCCCAGAGAATTTCGCCGAAACAGGTGATGGTTGGTGTCATGATTAGGCAGGATTAATGAACGACGAATGTTTTTTCGATTTGCTCCAGACTGGTGCCTTTGGTTTCAGGCATGATCCGTAGCACAAACAGCAGTTGCAACACCATCATGATGGTGAAGAAGAGGAAAGTATTTCCTCCACCGAAACGCTCAGACAGATACGGAAATGAGAAGGTAATGATGGCAGCCATCAGCCAGTGCGTAAAGCTGCCCAGCGCCTGACCACTGGCGCGTACTTCGTTCGGAAAAATCTCGGAAATAAATACCCAGATAACTGCTCCCTGTGAAAAGCCAAAAAAGGCGATGTAGCCAAACAGCAGCAGTGGTACCGTCATTCCGCTAAAATCGTGCACATAAAAGGCACGCGCTACAAGTGCAAGCGTTAGAATCAGTCCTACCGAACCAATTTTCATCAGCGTTCGGCGACCAAAGCGGTCAATGAGATTCATTGAAATCATGGTAAAGATCAGGTTCACTAAACCAATGCCCGCCGACGATAGTAAGGCTGAACTTTTTCCCAAGCCCGTCATTTCGAAAATCCGGGGGGCGTAATAAATAATGGCATTGATGCCCGATACCTGGTTGAAGACAGCAAACAATACGGCCAGCATTACCGGTGTGCTATATTGTTTAGTGAACAGACGAGCCGTTTTTGGATGATCGACAGCGTGCTGCTGCAAGGCCCACAAGGTGCTCTCTGCGGTGGCAGGATCGATCATGTTCAGCACCTCGCGGGCTTCTGCTACTTTTCCTTTTTGAAGCAGCAACCAGCGCGGACTTTCGGGGATATTGAGAACAGCAATCAGAAAAATCAGCGAGGGAATAGCCTGAACGCCCAGCATCCAGCGCCACGAATCCCCAGCGACTCCCTGCAAGAGAAAATTTGACAGGTAAGCAATCAGGATACCCAGTACGACATTAAACTGAAACAAAGCCACTAGCCGACCACGCGATTTAGCGGGTGAAATTTCGGTGATATACATCGGTGCCGCCACCGACGAGGCTCCTACACCAAGCCCACCCAGAAATCGGAAGATCAGAAAAACGGACCAGTCGACGGCTAAGGCCGTACCGACAGATGCGGCCAGGTATAAAACTGCGATCCAGAACAGTGTTTTTTTACGACCTAACTGCTGCGTGGGAATTCCGCCTAACATTGATCCCAGCACGGTTCCTATAAGTGCTATAGAAACTGTAAGTCCGTGCTCCCACACGCTAAGTCCCCACAATAACTGGAGTGATTGTTCAACACCGGATATGACTGCCGTGTCGAATCCGAATAAAAAACCTCCCAGTGCCGCTGTAATCGACCAGAAGAAGATACGTTGTTTTTGACTCATGTCTGACTGGAATGAACCGGGTTTACTGGCAGTTCATGAGTCAAACTTAGCGAATGGGTATGGGGTAGACTTTCGGAATTCGATCAAATATTTTCGAAATCTCTAAATTATTTACACCCCTGTCTTTCAAACAATTAACCAAATTTCTCTGGAATCCACTTTCAAATTTGTAACGCTTATTTTCGGATTTGATTCAGCCTTCATCGCTTCAAATTAGCCTCAACAGGTAATTACAGATCTAAAATATATTCACCTGGCAAACGCAGTCGGGGTGACAATGGGAATCTGGTTCTAAACGATCATGAAAGGAATCACACCCGTACTGATTACCTCACAACCTACATACCGCTTGATCAGTAAATACACTGCATAAAAAATGAGATAATTCCAAGATAAATTAAACAAAATCAAGTAGTTAAGCAGTTACATGTTGCCTAGTCCCAGTAAACGTGAACTACCGTTCATACAACATCGCGCCTAAAAGAGAGTTTTTTTATATGAAGTCTTGTGCGTATCCCGTCTTGCCGGGATAGGTAAGAGACGAATTTATTCTATCTGTTCATTATAACTTACTCAACGTATGAACCAGTCAATTTGCGCGTACTTTCGACAGAGTACGCTCCTGCTACTCTTAGCAGCAAGTCCGTTCTTCTTTAGTTGCTCAACCGAAACTCCTGATCCGGGCACCAGCACAACGCCACCGGGTTCAGGTACGGTAACGACGCCAGGTACAGGCACAACGACAACACCGGGCACGGGAACAACCACAACGCCGGGCACCAGTACAACCGCTACTCCGGGCGTTAGTGTTGTCTCTTCAGTAACGTTTATCGCTCAGAACGATAAGTTGAACTTCCTGGAAGCAGCCATTGCCCGTGCGGGGATTGCTGCCGAATTAAATAAAGAAAATATCACCATTTTTGCCCCATCAGACGATGCCTTTAAGGCAGCCGGCTATGCAAATGAAGCGGCTGTTACAGCTGCACCAGCGGCCGATCTACAACGAATTTTGCGTTATCACGTTGTTAATTCCCGGATTGACCAGTCTGCCATCCCAACGGCCGTCAATACGTCCTATCAGACAGCATTAGCTGATAATCAGATTTCTGTCTATAAATCCAGTGCCAGCGATATTAGTGTTAACCAGGCTAAAATTATCCAGGGTGATAACCCAACAACGGGTAGTGTTGTCCATATAATTAACCAGGTGTTGAAACCGGCCTCAGTCAATCTTGTTGCGCTGGCTAAGAATAACGCGAATCTGTCATTCCTGTCCGCGGCAATCGATCGGGCGGGTGCGAGTGTACAGGATGCACTTAATAAGAGTACGCAGAATGGATATACGCTCTTCGCTCCAACGAACGATGCGTTTAAAGCGGCTGGCTATGCCGACGAGGCCGCCATTAAGGCTGCCGATCAGAAGAAGCTAGCGGATCTGCTACTTTACCATGTGCTGAATTATCGCGCTTTTTCACAAACCTTCCAGAATGGGGCTGACATTGTAACGGCTCAGGGTAGTAGTGTGCGCGTAAACGTCAGCGGTGGCAAGGTAACGCTGTTAGGCAAGGGCAACGGCTCAACGGCCGCCAATATCACCCAGGCCGATCAGGTAGCTTCGAACGGCGTTGTGCACGTTATTGATCGGGTGCTTTTATTCCAATAATAAAAGGAGAAGAACGCTTCAGTAAAACGTAAAACGCCGGGTTTCATATCCGGCGTTTTACGTTTAATCAGGCATTTACTGACGTTTTTCTGTACTCAGAGGGCGTCTTTTGCGTATGCTGCTTAAAGAAGGTCGTAAAATAGGCAGGCGAACTGAACCCTGTTTCATAGGCAATTTCGGCCATTGGCTTAGTTGTTTCTTTCAGCAGATACCTGGCTTTCCGCAGGCGGATTTCAGCCAGGTAATCAATAACGTTCATGTCGAGCAAAGCCTGCACTTTCCGGTACAACTGCACGCGGGAAAGACCCATATCACGGCTTAATTTTTCAACACCAAAAGCCGGATCCGTTAGA comes from Spirosoma aureum and encodes:
- a CDS encoding glycoside hydrolase family 32 protein, giving the protein MRKLLIAVAVLATIGHYSFGQADTKSERYRPQYHFSPKAHWMNDPNGMVYFNGTYHLFFQYYPDGTVWGPMHWGHTTSKDMVHWQEQPIALFPDSLGYIFSGSAVVDVNNTSGFGKNGQPPMVAIFTHHNPKLEKQKPDQVESQSLAYSLDEGKTWTKYAGNPVLPNPGITDFRDPKVRWYEAQKKWIMTLATKDRITFFSSPDLKSWKKESDFGSDAGAHGGVWECPDLVPLNHNGKTVWVLIVNINPGGPNGGSAGQYFVGDFDGTTFKPYSKETKWMDFGADNYAGVTFANTGERTILMGWMSNWQYADKVPTINWRSATTVPRELGLKEVNKGLFLTSKPVKELDALNAQGFTLKNLTVNDQYDLTTKTKNDTGLFRLELATQATNDFSIVLANEQGNELVIGFDKGANTYYIDRTHSGKTDFEKGFGKRHTAPRLSTANKIALTLLADAASVELFADDGLTVMTDIFFPNGAMTKLFIKSAKGISISNLTYSKLNPSIQAGL
- a CDS encoding RagB/SusD family nutrient uptake outer membrane protein, with the translated sequence MKNKILLSFILITAGSLFTSCTDFLEYQPQGTLSSDNVKSAENADALVTAAYASIGNGEMIGPIASMWAYGSVRSDDAYKGGGGVSDVQDVNFYEQYNLTQPQQGDGFMHPYTWENYYKAISRANVAIRSISNLSETSFPLKKTRLGELRFLRGHAHFMLKMLFKYVPYVDETLTNDQILATSNRAMTNDQLWDKIGTDFQFAVDNLPNTQTQVGRASKLSAAAYLAKLRLYQAYEQDDNNKVVSINKTKLQEVVKLTELVISSGKYNLQPDFAENFLPEYDNGVESVFAVQYSINDGTTVGRLNFETGLNYPHGAPQYGCCGFHQPSQNLANAFGTDANGLPKFDTFNDGIIDFKTATVDPRVDHTIGIDGHPYKYNAALPFSNSWVRDPGVYGFFQSMKEQQLATSSSYKKQGPFMGTSKNIDIIRYADVLLWQAEAYIELGQQASALPLINKIRVRAAASTGRTKKADGTDPSKYLIKPYDATNWTQAYARKALQWERRLEFAAESPRFFDLVRWGIAAETLNAYLDKEKTRRGFLSGAKFTAGRDEYLPIPQREINFTKGLYKQNIGF
- a CDS encoding carbohydrate kinase family protein yields the protein MTPTITCFGEILWDVLPTSKQPGGAPMNVAADLRNFGLNAQLISRVGSDELGRELLDFLAQKAIPLDLVQVGQTHLTGVAKANISDCNEVTYKIVQPVAWDYIQLVPGLLKTVQQSDLFVYGSLAARSPQTRETLLALLAVAPRKVFDVNLRAPHYDRVSVEELLHLAHIAKLNEHELIELSGWYGEENDLHGAMHQLRDRYQLETLCVTLGKNGAVLLNETGLYSQTGFSIDVADTIGSGDAFLAAFLYKTLQGESPKKTLEFACATGAYVATQQGATPVFSEETIVNAILCSAEA
- a CDS encoding SusC/RagA family TonB-linked outer membrane protein, whose translation is MNKKNYLFTLVAMLMTVQFALAQRTITGSVFDAKTKEPLIGANIVIPGTSTGTVADTKGTFSISVPGSASSVQVSFIGYDAQEVSVKGMSVINVALVAGGQLAEVVVLGYTTARKEDLTGAVAVVEVAATKNTSSGNPMQALQGRVPGLYIEKSGTPSGEASRILIRGANTLGNNDPLYIIDGVPTKRSQVFQSLNPTAIQSIQVLKDASSASIYGARASNGVIIVTTKNGFNTDGKLNVQFNTSISAQTEKPERFKMLNAVDRGRALWQASVNDGVEPASGYGDIYAFDWNKDFKNPMLNSVSVKPFVGGDQNVPVGDTDWQKEMYKTGYVTNNDLTISGGTKSSSILVNLSYLNNSGMLRYTGYNRLTGRINGMTSKFDGRFKFGINLQMTSSRETPVATDLGGAPTPGLAVTLAPTIPVYTKTGDFAGPIGSGYSDRNNPLFMQYINRWDKINRTFLFGNVFTEIEPIQGLIFRSSLGMDNAGYSNKNIEQSFQNGFIARSLNSLTLNTNKFLSLTWTNTLRYNFGIGDHNFKLLAGIEAIRDNLDDVTSYRENFAVQTEDFFVLSAASGNASSNGTSTGSRLMSQFARIDYGFSDRYLAALTLRRDGSSRFGEQNRYGFFPAASVGWRIDKEAFMSNMKLISSLKLRAGVGRIGNQDIGDLARFGLFEPRYGTLASQVPNGHNSFFDQYWNVGTAYDLNGSNTGTLPSGFVQTQGENTALKWETTDELNVGLDFSFLNGSLAGSFDYFTRETKDILIKPPVASAVGEGQLKFVNGATKTNKGFELSLAYFGKPIGDFTYSISTNFARFRDKITVLPEEVRSAFAGNAITTIIGHSQLDLFGYRTDGIFQNQEEVTKHAQQVGAAPGRIRYRDLNGDGKIDALDQEFFGTTLPTLEYGTRIELGYKNFDFSIFGSGIAGRTGFDPYTFYNNFIRGRENVGPGVFNAWTPQNTASRIPALTLSDGNNETRTSDYFNVNTSYFKIRNVQLGYTFHKDVIGKLGLTSLRLYGMVENVFWIKSKSFLGPDPERIDVNTIPVPRTFTFGLNVSF
- a CDS encoding sugar porter family MFS transporter; the encoded protein is MSQKQRIFFWSITAALGGFLFGFDTAVISGVEQSLQLLWGLSVWEHGLTVSIALIGTVLGSMLGGIPTQQLGRKKTLFWIAVLYLAASVGTALAVDWSVFLIFRFLGGLGVGASSVAAPMYITEISPAKSRGRLVALFQFNVVLGILIAYLSNFLLQGVAGDSWRWMLGVQAIPSLIFLIAVLNIPESPRWLLLQKGKVAEAREVLNMIDPATAESTLWALQQHAVDHPKTARLFTKQYSTPVMLAVLFAVFNQVSGINAIIYYAPRIFEMTGLGKSSALLSSAGIGLVNLIFTMISMNLIDRFGRRTLMKIGSVGLILTLALVARAFYVHDFSGMTVPLLLFGYIAFFGFSQGAVIWVFISEIFPNEVRASGQALGSFTHWLMAAIITFSFPYLSERFGGGNTFLFFTIMMVLQLLFVLRIMPETKGTSLEQIEKTFVVH
- a CDS encoding fasciclin domain-containing protein; translation: MNQSICAYFRQSTLLLLLAASPFFFSCSTETPDPGTSTTPPGSGTVTTPGTGTTTTPGTGTTTTPGTSTTATPGVSVVSSVTFIAQNDKLNFLEAAIARAGIAAELNKENITIFAPSDDAFKAAGYANEAAVTAAPAADLQRILRYHVVNSRIDQSAIPTAVNTSYQTALADNQISVYKSSASDISVNQAKIIQGDNPTTGSVVHIINQVLKPASVNLVALAKNNANLSFLSAAIDRAGASVQDALNKSTQNGYTLFAPTNDAFKAAGYADEAAIKAADQKKLADLLLYHVLNYRAFSQTFQNGADIVTAQGSSVRVNVSGGKVTLLGKGNGSTAANITQADQVASNGVVHVIDRVLLFQ